In the Corynebacterium anserum genome, TCTTGTTCAATGCGGTGGGCGGTTCGCTGCTGGTGATTTGGGCGATGATCACCCTGTCCTCGATCCGGCTACGTCCTCTCTACGAGCGCGAAGGTGTTCTGAAAATTCGCATGTGGGGGTACCCTGCCCTACCGTGGTTCACCTTCGTCATGGTCTGTGCGCTGGGCGTGCTGATGCTTTTCGACGAAGGCGCTCGAATGCAGGTCATCACCGTTGCTATTGTCTTCGCTGCCCTGTCTGTACTTGGCTTTGCCGTCGGTAAGGGGCGTAAGGAGCCTGTTTACGACGACACTTTGCACCGTTAAACCTATACAGACCGCTACGTTCCCCATCGCCGCCTGCGCTGCACGCTAGCTGAGTGATGTTTTCTCCGAGAGGTGGACTTTCTCCCCCCCTCGGAGATTTTTTGTGCTGGTCTTTCGGTAGAATCGCCGACTATGACTGCTGCTATTGGTAATGGATTTGCAACGTTAACCGCGGACGGAACCGTCCTCGACGTCTGGTTCAATGACTTCAACCTCGTAGATTCCGCTCCTTCCGAAACCGGCACCATGACTGTGGATGCCGCTGACTTGGGGCAAGAAGCTATTGACATCGTTGGCGAAGACGATGTCCGTGGTGTTACCCGGGTAGCGGTCCGCACCGTGATTTCTTCCTTAGACGATGCACCAGCCGACGCCTACGACGCCTACCTACGCCTACACCTCATCTCAGGCCGCAAGCTCCAGCCACACGGCTGTAATCTCGACGGCGTATTCGGCATCCTCACCAACGTTGTGTGGACCAACCACGGCCCTTGCCAGGTTGAAGGGTTCGAAAATACCCGCGCTCGCCTTCAAGCCCAGCGCGGCCCAGTGACTGTGTACTCCATCGATAAGTTCCCGCGCATGGTGGACTACGTTATTCCTACCGGGGTGCGTATTGGCGATGCCGACCGTGTCCGTCTCGGCGCGCATCTAGCCGAAGGAACGACGGTCATGCACGAGGGCTTCGTCAACTTCAACGCCGGCACCTTGGGCTCCTCGATGGTAGAGGGGCGAATTTCAGGTGGCGTGGTCGTGGGAGATGGCTCTGACGTCGGTGGTGGAGCATCGATCATGGGCACCCTCTCCGGAGGCGGCAAGCAGGTTATTTCCATCGGAGAAAAGTGCTTGTTGGGCGCTAATTCCGGCGTGGGAATTTCTCTCGGTGACAACGTGACCGTTGAAGCTGGTCTCTACATCACTTTTGGTACGAAGGTCACTGTCAAGGGCGCTGTTGCCGATGCCCTCGGTCAGGAAGATGGAGCCGTTGTCAAGGCAGCGGAGCTGTCCGGGGCCTCCAACATTCTGTTCCGTCGTCACTCAATCTCCGGCTCCGTCGAAGCAGTTCCTGCCAGCGGTGAGGGCGTAGAGCTCAACGAGGCGCTACACAAGAATTAAACGAGCGGAGGGGACAGCGAGCGAAGACGGGGCTCAATTTCGAACAGCTGACCCCCGCCCCGTGTCATCCCCTAGGCTCTGTCATCCCCCTAGGCACCAGTTTCCCATTGCGCAAGGCGCTTGGCCGCTGCCTCAATAGCTTCATCAGTGGCGGTCAGTCCGATACGGACGAAGTTCTTGCCTCGTGGGCCGTAGAAATCCCCTGGGGCGCAGAGAATTCCACGCTCAGCGAGGCGCTCTACTGTCTCACGGCCATCGCGCCCCTCAGTAGCCCAGAGGTACAGCCCCGCCTCTGAGTGTTCAATAGTGAATCCGGCCTGCTCCAATGCAGAGCGAAGTACCTCACGCCGTCTGCGGTAGAGCTCTTTCTGCAGCCGTTCATGGCCATCTTCTTCCAGGGCAGCAACCATTGCCGACTGAATCGGCCCCGGGTTCATCAGCCCGGCATGGCGTCGAATTTCTAGCAATTCCTGAATAAGAGCACCGTCTCCTGCTAGCCAACCAGCGCGGTATGAAGCCATGTTTGATGTCTTAGACAGTGAATGCACAGCGATGATATTGGTGAAATCACCATCACACACCTCCGGATCGAGAATGGAAACCGGAGGCTGTCCTTCCCAACCGAGCCCAAGGTAGCATTCATCAGAAATGATGATCACACCGCGTTCGCGCGCAAGCTGCACATACTTCTTCAAATGCTCCACCCCCAAAACCTGTCCGTGAGGGTTGGCCGGGGAGTTGAGGTAGATCAAAGCGGGGGTGTCCGGGCCGAGTTTCAGAATCGAGTCGCTGCGCACCACAGCCGCCCCCGCCAACTTGGCAGACACCTCGTATGTGGGGTACGCCAACTCTGGAATAACCACCGTGTGGTTCTCCCCCAGACCCAGCAAGGTCGGAAGCCACGCGATCGCTTCCTTCGTACCAATTACCGGCAGGACATCACGCTCAGCATTCACCCCCGTGACACCGAACCGGCGTTCCATCGCACCAACAATGGCGTCACGCAACCGCGGCGTACCTTTCGTCTGCGGATAACCTGGCGCGGCGGCGGATTCAGCCAAGGCGAGCTGAATCGTCGGTGCTACTGGGTCAATTGGTGTACCAACGGACAAGTCCACCATGCCGTCAGGGTAGGACTTAGCTTTCTTCGT is a window encoding:
- the dapD gene encoding 2,3,4,5-tetrahydropyridine-2,6-dicarboxylate N-succinyltransferase — protein: MTAAIGNGFATLTADGTVLDVWFNDFNLVDSAPSETGTMTVDAADLGQEAIDIVGEDDVRGVTRVAVRTVISSLDDAPADAYDAYLRLHLISGRKLQPHGCNLDGVFGILTNVVWTNHGPCQVEGFENTRARLQAQRGPVTVYSIDKFPRMVDYVIPTGVRIGDADRVRLGAHLAEGTTVMHEGFVNFNAGTLGSSMVEGRISGGVVVGDGSDVGGGASIMGTLSGGGKQVISIGEKCLLGANSGVGISLGDNVTVEAGLYITFGTKVTVKGAVADALGQEDGAVVKAAELSGASNILFRRHSISGSVEAVPASGEGVELNEALHKN
- the dapC gene encoding succinyldiaminopimelate transaminase produces the protein MTAQRIPVGNRLPDFPWDSLAEATKKAKSYPDGMVDLSVGTPIDPVAPTIQLALAESAAAPGYPQTKGTPRLRDAIVGAMERRFGVTGVNAERDVLPVIGTKEAIAWLPTLLGLGENHTVVIPELAYPTYEVSAKLAGAAVVRSDSILKLGPDTPALIYLNSPANPHGQVLGVEHLKKYVQLARERGVIIISDECYLGLGWEGQPPVSILDPEVCDGDFTNIIAVHSLSKTSNMASYRAGWLAGDGALIQELLEIRRHAGLMNPGPIQSAMVAALEEDGHERLQKELYRRRREVLRSALEQAGFTIEHSEAGLYLWATEGRDGRETVERLAERGILCAPGDFYGPRGKNFVRIGLTATDEAIEAAAKRLAQWETGA